One window of the Rhodococcus sovatensis genome contains the following:
- a CDS encoding helix-turn-helix domain-containing protein has translation MRTDIPPAHSAWQNWQTMDDEHADHPAATDATEGRSVPPAPQLWTTPQVAEFMGISRQAINKRLRSHRLLGYPGKGVTLFPVWQFDPKTRWSRPEVEKFLAAFEGDVDPHDLAQWSETPIPGNGSTPAQLLTDADAEVEVLDLVDRYYAADTDHTASTDATTTPRWAKAEWRPEDSGSSGPRHAILLAAADLFARRGPAKVTLREVAAAADVSYSLIHRFFKSKENLLVAVMELLVTYGGERLSDENDAYAAIENSFGADSGQIGRMLTWSILEGTTPEHLFSGGIRSRGYRTQIEAQWAKPFAPHTRSDFDSRTLAALIALIAAVWDFYEPHLTVLGDLDRDPDDLRNEIVDMLKVLVYATRPKK, from the coding sequence GTGAGAACTGATATTCCGCCGGCTCACTCCGCGTGGCAGAATTGGCAGACCATGGACGACGAACACGCCGATCACCCCGCGGCGACAGACGCAACCGAAGGCCGGTCGGTTCCGCCTGCCCCACAGTTGTGGACGACCCCTCAGGTCGCCGAATTCATGGGAATCAGCCGTCAGGCAATCAACAAGCGCCTCCGTAGTCACCGACTTCTCGGGTATCCGGGGAAAGGCGTGACACTCTTTCCGGTCTGGCAATTCGACCCGAAGACTCGTTGGTCTCGGCCCGAAGTCGAGAAGTTTCTAGCCGCATTCGAAGGCGATGTCGATCCACATGACCTCGCCCAATGGTCGGAGACACCGATCCCGGGCAACGGATCGACACCGGCACAGCTGTTGACCGATGCCGACGCCGAGGTCGAGGTTCTCGATCTCGTCGACAGGTACTACGCGGCCGATACAGACCACACCGCGTCCACCGACGCAACAACTACCCCGCGGTGGGCGAAGGCCGAGTGGCGGCCGGAGGATTCAGGGTCCTCGGGGCCACGCCACGCCATCTTGCTGGCCGCCGCCGACCTGTTCGCACGACGCGGTCCCGCGAAGGTGACCCTGAGGGAGGTCGCTGCGGCCGCGGACGTGTCGTACAGCCTGATCCATCGCTTCTTCAAGTCGAAGGAGAATCTGCTTGTCGCGGTGATGGAACTGCTCGTCACCTACGGCGGTGAACGACTCTCCGACGAGAACGACGCATACGCTGCGATAGAGAATTCGTTCGGTGCAGACTCGGGGCAGATCGGCCGAATGTTGACATGGTCGATCCTGGAGGGGACCACACCCGAACATCTGTTCAGCGGCGGCATCAGGTCCCGCGGCTACCGAACTCAGATCGAGGCTCAGTGGGCGAAACCGTTTGCGCCACATACTCGTAGCGACTTCGACTCACGGACGCTCGCGGCGCTGATTGCATTGATCGCTGCAGTGTGGGATTTCTACGAGCCGCATCTGACGGTGCTGGGCGATCTGGATCGTGATCCTGACGATCTACGAAACGAAATCGTCGACATGCTCAAAGTACTCGTCTACGCAACTCGCCCGAAGAAGTAG
- a CDS encoding alpha/beta hydrolase, whose translation MQTTARDLLPSERPGRPASPELVGRRAQFTGTAVESSTRIEPEVVAFGGVSSLVLHGGDNSTILYLHGGGYRMGSPEAYTAYGTKLAHAAGATVVLPEYRLAPEHPFPAGLRDAVAVYESLVDQTAGPIFVAGDSAGAGLALASTMSVVAAGSTPPAGLMLLSPWLDLSCESPCYATSTDPYFSLATALSAREDYLQGSEHSDPLVSPLLADLSLLPAVLVQVGGIESLVGDALELTRVLATANRSCLLEVVADQGHTWPLIFPDHPDSTRSIRSIGNFARSITERRTAVSPTTQ comes from the coding sequence ATGCAGACAACCGCACGCGATCTGTTGCCGTCCGAGCGGCCCGGCAGGCCCGCAAGCCCCGAATTGGTCGGGCGGCGTGCCCAGTTCACCGGCACTGCCGTCGAATCCAGCACGCGTATAGAGCCCGAAGTCGTTGCATTCGGGGGCGTCTCGTCTCTGGTGCTGCACGGCGGTGACAACTCCACAATTCTGTACCTGCACGGCGGTGGGTACCGTATGGGCAGCCCTGAGGCATATACCGCGTACGGAACGAAATTGGCTCACGCAGCGGGTGCGACGGTTGTACTTCCCGAATACCGGCTTGCACCCGAGCACCCTTTTCCCGCCGGCCTGCGTGATGCCGTTGCTGTCTACGAGTCGCTGGTGGACCAGACCGCTGGGCCGATCTTCGTCGCCGGAGACTCTGCGGGCGCCGGCTTGGCGCTCGCATCTACGATGTCCGTTGTCGCCGCGGGCTCGACCCCACCCGCCGGTTTGATGTTGCTCTCGCCGTGGCTCGACTTGAGCTGCGAATCACCCTGCTACGCAACGTCGACCGATCCATATTTTTCACTCGCAACGGCGCTCTCGGCCCGCGAGGACTACCTGCAAGGTAGCGAGCACTCCGACCCACTCGTCTCTCCACTGCTGGCAGACCTCTCGCTGTTGCCGGCGGTATTGGTCCAGGTAGGAGGCATCGAATCGCTCGTCGGAGATGCCTTGGAACTGACCCGAGTGCTCGCCACGGCCAACAGGTCGTGTCTGCTCGAGGTCGTCGCAGATCAGGGCCATACGTGGCCGCTGATCTTCCCCGACCACCCTGACTCGACACGATCCATCCGCAGCATCGGGAACTTTGCCCGAAGCATCACCGAACGTCGTACCGCAGTATCGCCCACCACGCAGTAA
- a CDS encoding SDR family NAD(P)-dependent oxidoreductase translates to MTTPTHSELDTECNRVPDYRSLLDLSGRRYIVLGGGQGMGRQISHALAQVGAQVVVVDSDSVRADQVSAEIGAESAVVDATDDTQMSSLATSVGDVDGVVDVIGMARYASLVDTTDETWLWEYDIVLRHAALVVRHFGPRVGNGGVGSLTFVSSVSGTGSSPQHGAYGVFKAGLLSLVRTAAVELGPAGVRVNAVAPGFVFTPRISEAMDDAGISRAIESSPLQRLTFPSDVASALLFLVSDLSRSVTGHTLVVDAGATVKYPYDMSGF, encoded by the coding sequence GTGACCACCCCCACGCACTCCGAGCTCGACACCGAGTGCAATCGGGTTCCCGACTACCGTTCCCTACTCGATCTGTCCGGTCGAAGGTATATCGTTCTCGGTGGTGGTCAGGGTATGGGCCGACAGATCTCTCATGCGCTCGCTCAAGTGGGGGCTCAGGTCGTTGTCGTCGACTCCGATTCCGTTCGCGCCGATCAGGTGTCCGCCGAGATCGGAGCGGAGTCGGCGGTGGTCGATGCGACGGACGACACCCAGATGAGCTCGCTGGCAACCTCGGTCGGCGATGTCGACGGCGTCGTGGACGTCATCGGCATGGCGCGGTATGCCTCGCTGGTCGACACGACCGATGAGACCTGGCTGTGGGAGTACGACATCGTACTTCGGCACGCGGCGCTGGTGGTTCGTCACTTCGGACCGCGCGTCGGGAACGGGGGTGTCGGTTCGCTGACCTTCGTCTCCTCTGTCTCGGGTACCGGCAGCTCACCTCAACACGGTGCGTACGGTGTCTTCAAGGCCGGACTGCTTTCTCTGGTCCGAACCGCTGCCGTGGAACTGGGCCCTGCTGGTGTCCGGGTCAATGCGGTGGCTCCCGGGTTCGTCTTCACGCCGAGAATTTCCGAGGCAATGGACGACGCGGGCATCAGCCGCGCGATCGAATCTTCTCCGCTGCAACGGTTGACGTTTCCCTCCGATGTCGCGAGCGCGCTGCTCTTTCTGGTCAGCGACCTGTCTCGGAGCGTCACCGGGCACACGCTTGTGGTCGATGCCGGAGCCACCGTCAAATATCCGTACGACATGTCGGGGTTCTGA
- a CDS encoding NAD(P)/FAD-dependent oxidoreductase gives MTSTDSHIRDPHSFVPARKIEDLEPFRAKYLAERDKRLTESGAEQYLAVQFEGKFSEFDADPYARGRREIAPMTAEVDVLVIGAGFMGMTAAIGLKKAGISNIKILDVAADFGGTWYWNRYPGVRCDIESYIYFPMLEETGYVPKERYSTGTEIYEYCRLLARQFDLYDNSLFQTRVTGMEWDEDTARWTVNTDGGDVFSARFVSTQSGLFVRPHLPGIPGVGSFAGHSFHTSRWDFDYTGGDAEGNLTGLEGKRVAIIGTGATGIQAIPHLADHAQSLVVFQRTPTQVMPRLNAPTDTSWFESLPEGWHTERRIAFDKCAMDRVAADSEVDDGWIRFAKYQLAAMAEAGNGNPTLQDFMDAMERSDYEWNEMLRDRVDATVLDPATAEKLKTYYRTLCKRPGFSDVYLPTFNKESVELVDTSATPIDRITERGIAVGDREFEVDLIIYATGFEHGRSWTDKAGYDVLGRNGNRLSKKFSDGISTLHGFLSQDFPNLFFLGFTQTGAVSNFAHLIDQQANHMVYIITKAMKSGIRALEPTADAEAGWNTVMREVSVAKLEYFTACTPGQYNNEGKLADNRNPLVSGVYMPGCEFFDLLAEWRKRDDLDGLSVTS, from the coding sequence ATGACCTCGACAGATTCTCACATTCGGGACCCCCATTCTTTTGTGCCCGCGCGAAAGATCGAAGACCTCGAACCGTTCCGAGCGAAGTACTTGGCTGAGCGAGACAAGCGCCTGACCGAGTCGGGTGCCGAGCAATACCTGGCTGTCCAATTCGAGGGAAAGTTCTCCGAGTTCGACGCCGATCCGTATGCGCGTGGGCGCAGAGAGATCGCCCCGATGACCGCCGAGGTCGATGTGTTGGTCATCGGGGCCGGGTTCATGGGTATGACGGCGGCCATCGGGCTCAAGAAGGCGGGAATCTCCAACATCAAGATCCTCGACGTCGCCGCGGACTTCGGGGGGACGTGGTACTGGAACAGGTACCCGGGCGTGCGCTGCGATATCGAGTCGTACATCTATTTTCCGATGCTGGAGGAGACTGGGTACGTACCCAAGGAGCGTTACAGCACTGGGACCGAGATCTACGAATACTGCCGACTGCTGGCGCGACAATTCGACCTGTACGACAACAGTCTGTTCCAGACTCGGGTCACCGGGATGGAGTGGGACGAGGACACAGCCCGTTGGACTGTGAACACCGATGGCGGAGACGTGTTCTCGGCTCGGTTCGTATCGACTCAGAGCGGGCTTTTCGTTCGCCCGCATCTGCCTGGTATTCCCGGGGTCGGAAGCTTTGCCGGGCACAGCTTCCATACCAGTCGATGGGACTTCGACTACACCGGTGGCGACGCCGAGGGTAATCTCACCGGCCTCGAAGGTAAGCGGGTTGCGATCATCGGGACCGGTGCGACAGGAATTCAGGCGATCCCGCACTTGGCCGATCACGCACAGTCGCTGGTGGTGTTCCAGCGGACCCCCACTCAGGTGATGCCTCGATTGAACGCGCCGACCGACACATCATGGTTCGAATCTCTGCCCGAGGGTTGGCATACCGAGCGGCGGATCGCATTCGACAAGTGCGCGATGGACCGCGTTGCGGCCGACTCCGAGGTCGACGACGGGTGGATTCGATTTGCGAAGTACCAGCTCGCGGCAATGGCCGAGGCAGGCAACGGCAACCCAACGCTGCAGGACTTCATGGACGCGATGGAGCGTTCGGACTACGAGTGGAACGAGATGCTCCGCGACCGCGTCGATGCGACGGTCCTCGACCCGGCGACAGCCGAAAAGCTGAAGACCTACTACCGAACGCTTTGCAAGCGTCCGGGTTTCAGCGACGTCTACCTGCCGACGTTCAACAAGGAATCGGTCGAACTGGTGGATACGTCGGCGACACCGATCGATCGGATCACCGAGCGTGGGATCGCGGTTGGCGATCGAGAGTTCGAGGTCGACCTGATCATCTATGCAACAGGCTTCGAGCACGGTCGTTCGTGGACGGACAAGGCGGGTTACGATGTACTCGGCCGGAACGGTAACCGTCTTTCGAAGAAATTCTCCGACGGTATCAGCACCCTGCACGGATTTCTTTCCCAGGACTTTCCGAATCTGTTCTTTCTCGGCTTCACGCAGACAGGTGCGGTGTCCAATTTTGCGCATTTGATCGACCAGCAGGCCAATCACATGGTCTACATCATCACCAAGGCCATGAAGTCCGGAATTCGTGCACTCGAGCCCACAGCTGACGCCGAGGCAGGGTGGAACACCGTCATGCGTGAAGTGAGTGTCGCCAAGCTCGAGTACTTCACTGCATGCACACCAGGGCAATACAACAACGAGGGAAAGCTGGCCGACAACAGAAATCCGCTGGTGTCGGGTGTCTACATGCCCGGATGCGAATTCTTCGATCTGCTGGCGGAATGGCGCAAACGCGACGACCTCGACGGTCTATCCGTCACGTCCTGA
- a CDS encoding cyclase family protein, translated as MDVLKTNGVRRTNWGRWGESDELGALNLLTPERVLAALQIPKTGKTYSLSIPIQRSGVPNFEYRGTPMRLTTMNHTDEYMAQANGGVPGVGASEDQLIMPSHTSTHMDSLCHVYSDSTIYNGYPHDSVSSYGGAAKCSIDKVGGFAGRGVLIDVAAALGTNCLAPDHVITPDELRTALAAQKVELAAGDLVLIRTGWIEAFLANPGDTMPQPGLGLDAATFLAGHDVSLVGADNSAIEAIPFDQGVYLGGHIVLLVDHGIHLVENLNLQELSADKCYEFFLSIGALKITGGTASPVTPVAIG; from the coding sequence GTGGACGTTCTGAAGACCAATGGCGTTCGTAGGACAAATTGGGGCCGTTGGGGAGAATCGGACGAGTTGGGTGCCCTCAACCTCCTCACGCCCGAGCGGGTGCTGGCGGCTCTGCAGATCCCGAAGACCGGAAAGACCTACTCGTTGAGCATCCCGATCCAACGTTCCGGAGTTCCGAACTTCGAATACCGTGGCACGCCAATGCGTCTGACGACTATGAATCATACCGACGAGTACATGGCACAGGCCAACGGCGGCGTTCCAGGTGTCGGTGCGAGCGAAGATCAACTGATCATGCCGTCGCATACGTCTACTCACATGGACAGCCTGTGCCATGTCTATTCGGACAGCACGATCTACAACGGCTATCCGCACGATTCGGTCAGCTCGTATGGGGGTGCTGCCAAGTGCAGCATCGACAAGGTCGGTGGATTTGCCGGCAGGGGTGTGCTGATCGACGTTGCAGCCGCACTGGGAACAAACTGTTTGGCTCCCGATCACGTCATCACTCCCGATGAACTCCGTACGGCACTCGCGGCGCAGAAAGTCGAACTCGCCGCCGGCGACTTGGTCTTGATCCGGACCGGGTGGATCGAGGCCTTCCTCGCCAACCCCGGTGATACCATGCCGCAACCAGGACTCGGCTTGGATGCTGCCACTTTCCTTGCCGGGCACGATGTTTCACTGGTCGGTGCAGACAACTCCGCCATCGAGGCGATCCCCTTCGATCAGGGGGTCTATCTCGGCGGCCATATCGTGCTCTTGGTCGACCACGGTATTCACTTGGTCGAGAACCTGAATCTGCAGGAACTGTCCGCGGACAAGTGCTACGAGTTCTTCCTGTCCATCGGTGCACTCAAGATCACCGGCGGCACAGCAAGCCCGGTGACGCCGGTCGCGATCGGCTGA
- a CDS encoding MFS transporter → MSTDNPTTPSPQVVRRASTAGFLGTVVEAYDFLVYVFLIAYTAPLFFPSDDPVTGTLASLAVLGTGFLARPLGGLFFGQLGDRRGRRFTLMITIVGMGATTTLIGLLPTYATIGVFAPVLLVILRLLQGFSAGGELIGSTTFVSEHAGKNNHGKLSAVTPIGFAVGSSLAPGVVALLTFLLSEGSMADWGWRVPLLLSLPMTATCLILRLRLEDSPEYRRIVSEKKVPKAPLKELFSNHARTLARVIVLSASVLMIGYIAAAYLPVFLRQEVGMKPGTAAAVASLGSAIGISASIGAAFIVDRLGRKRTLILLMGILGVTILPVMYVMKATGGNFGVTVLTFALIAGIAGAAAVPAYAAFTALFPAGVRFSGAAIGFGIGSALGGGFGPYLAGQFTAWTGNPFAPAFLVIVAAIVGVAVMVPVPSRGVADDTGRIDGKLVDKGTKTRPEPDAHTADRVR, encoded by the coding sequence GTGTCCACCGACAATCCCACAACGCCATCGCCGCAGGTAGTCAGACGCGCCTCTACCGCAGGCTTTCTCGGAACCGTCGTGGAAGCCTACGACTTCTTGGTCTATGTCTTCTTGATCGCGTACACAGCACCACTGTTCTTTCCCAGTGACGATCCGGTGACCGGCACACTCGCCTCCCTGGCGGTACTCGGCACAGGCTTCCTGGCCCGTCCTCTCGGTGGCTTGTTCTTTGGACAACTCGGCGATCGCCGCGGGCGTCGATTCACGCTGATGATCACCATCGTCGGGATGGGTGCAACCACCACGCTTATCGGCCTGTTGCCGACCTACGCCACCATCGGTGTCTTCGCACCGGTACTACTGGTCATCCTGCGCCTCCTGCAGGGCTTCTCGGCCGGCGGAGAACTCATCGGCTCCACCACTTTCGTCTCCGAGCACGCGGGAAAGAACAATCACGGCAAGTTGAGCGCCGTCACCCCGATCGGATTTGCCGTCGGCAGCTCGCTCGCGCCGGGCGTGGTCGCGTTGCTGACCTTCCTGCTGTCCGAAGGCTCGATGGCCGATTGGGGCTGGCGGGTGCCGCTTCTGCTGTCGCTGCCGATGACGGCAACATGCCTGATTCTGCGTCTCCGCCTCGAGGATTCACCCGAGTACCGCCGTATCGTGTCCGAGAAGAAAGTACCGAAAGCCCCACTGAAAGAACTGTTCTCGAACCACGCACGCACTCTGGCGCGAGTCATCGTGCTCAGTGCCTCGGTCCTGATGATCGGCTACATAGCGGCTGCGTACCTACCGGTCTTCCTGCGTCAGGAAGTCGGTATGAAGCCGGGCACCGCAGCGGCGGTCGCATCATTGGGATCGGCGATCGGAATATCTGCGTCCATCGGTGCCGCATTCATCGTAGACCGCCTGGGTCGGAAGCGAACACTGATCCTGCTGATGGGAATTCTGGGCGTGACGATCCTGCCGGTCATGTACGTCATGAAGGCAACAGGAGGCAACTTCGGTGTCACCGTGCTGACCTTCGCATTGATCGCCGGCATCGCCGGTGCCGCTGCGGTGCCAGCCTATGCCGCATTCACCGCACTGTTCCCCGCCGGCGTTCGTTTCAGCGGGGCGGCAATCGGATTCGGAATCGGATCTGCGCTCGGCGGTGGCTTCGGACCCTACCTTGCCGGGCAGTTCACCGCGTGGACCGGAAATCCCTTCGCGCCTGCCTTCCTGGTCATTGTGGCGGCAATCGTCGGGGTTGCCGTGATGGTGCCCGTTCCCAGCCGTGGCGTCGCCGATGACACGGGGCGCATCGACGGCAAGCTGGTCGACAAAGGGACGAAGACTCGACCGGAACCGGATGCGCATACTGCCGACCGCGTTCGCTGA
- a CDS encoding NAD(P)-dependent oxidoreductase, with translation MTGVAGQIAFPIARMLAVDNEVWGLARFGNPDDKTRVVDANITPVVCDLGTGNFDGVPGDFTRVIHLAANMGPGLNYEPAIRDNAEGTGLLLQHCRSARSVLVMSTHSVYKPQDDPMFEFDESAPLGDSNSTHSPSYSVSKIGQEAVARFCSRSFDLPVTIARMNASYGPNGGLPALHIDALAAGAEITTRWDPCMYSPIYEDDINAQFSSLLDAASSPATIVNWAGDEPVSAQDWSEYAGDLMGIKARINVVPIENTLRGSIADTTRRSAITGPCTVDWREGIRRTVAARHPDRLVRKTGPSSPEAATSSGELRRRVL, from the coding sequence GTGACTGGAGTTGCGGGGCAGATCGCATTCCCCATTGCGCGCATGCTCGCCGTGGACAACGAGGTGTGGGGATTGGCGAGGTTCGGCAATCCTGACGACAAGACGCGGGTGGTGGATGCGAACATCACCCCGGTGGTCTGTGACCTGGGCACAGGAAATTTCGACGGTGTTCCTGGCGATTTCACCCGCGTAATCCATCTGGCTGCAAACATGGGCCCTGGGCTGAACTACGAACCAGCGATACGTGACAACGCCGAAGGAACGGGGTTGCTCCTTCAGCATTGTCGATCGGCGCGCTCGGTGCTAGTGATGTCCACGCATTCGGTCTACAAGCCCCAGGACGATCCGATGTTCGAGTTCGACGAATCAGCTCCGCTCGGGGACAGCAACAGCACCCACTCACCGTCGTACTCGGTGTCCAAGATCGGCCAGGAAGCGGTGGCGCGCTTCTGCTCTCGGTCCTTCGATCTGCCCGTGACAATCGCTCGCATGAATGCCTCGTACGGCCCGAACGGTGGCCTACCCGCCCTCCATATCGACGCTCTAGCCGCGGGAGCGGAAATCACAACTCGGTGGGATCCGTGCATGTACAGCCCGATCTACGAGGACGACATCAATGCGCAGTTCAGCTCTTTGCTCGATGCTGCCTCGTCCCCGGCTACCATCGTGAACTGGGCCGGAGACGAGCCTGTGAGTGCGCAGGATTGGTCCGAGTACGCGGGGGATCTGATGGGAATCAAGGCCCGGATCAACGTGGTGCCGATCGAGAACACTCTGCGCGGATCGATTGCCGACACCACCCGGCGGTCGGCGATCACCGGTCCGTGCACTGTGGACTGGCGCGAAGGAATTCGACGGACCGTCGCTGCACGCCATCCCGACAGGCTCGTTCGCAAGACCGGACCCTCCAGTCCTGAGGCCGCTACTTCTTCGGGCGAGTTGCGTAGACGAGTACTTTGA